One segment of Thermus oshimai DSM 12092 DNA contains the following:
- a CDS encoding NAD-dependent epimerase/dehydratase family protein, producing MRVLVTGGAGFIGSHIVEDLLKAGLEVAVLDNLSTGKRENLPQGVAFYEADLRDREALEGVFQDFRPTHLSHQAAQASVKVSVEDPLLDFAVNLVGGLNLLELARKYGVEKLVFASTGGAIYGEVPEGEAAEETWPPKPKSPYAASKASFEHYLSAYGQNYGLRWASLRYGNVYGPRQDPHGEAGVVAIFAERVLKGEPVTLYARKTPGDEGCVRDYIYVGDVVAAHRLALLSLEGVYNVGTGEGRTTLEVLQAVAEAAGRTPEVRPAPPRPGDLERSVLSPAKLMAHGWRPKVDFREGIRKTVESFRAP from the coding sequence ATGCGCGTTCTCGTCACGGGCGGAGCGGGGTTCATCGGCAGCCACATCGTGGAGGACCTGCTAAAGGCGGGCCTCGAGGTGGCGGTGCTGGACAACCTCTCCACGGGCAAGCGGGAAAACCTCCCCCAGGGGGTGGCCTTCTACGAGGCGGACCTAAGGGACCGGGAAGCGCTGGAAGGGGTCTTCCAGGACTTCCGCCCCACCCACCTCTCCCACCAGGCGGCCCAGGCCTCGGTGAAGGTGAGCGTGGAAGACCCCCTTCTGGACTTCGCCGTGAACCTGGTGGGGGGCCTGAACCTCCTGGAGCTCGCCCGGAAGTACGGGGTGGAGAAGCTGGTCTTCGCCTCCACCGGGGGGGCCATCTACGGGGAGGTGCCGGAGGGGGAGGCCGCGGAGGAGACCTGGCCCCCCAAGCCCAAAAGCCCCTACGCGGCCAGCAAGGCCTCCTTTGAACACTACCTCTCCGCCTACGGGCAGAACTACGGGCTCAGGTGGGCCTCCCTGCGCTACGGCAACGTCTACGGCCCCCGGCAGGACCCCCACGGGGAGGCCGGGGTGGTGGCCATCTTCGCGGAGCGGGTCCTCAAGGGGGAGCCCGTAACCCTCTACGCCCGCAAGACCCCGGGGGACGAAGGGTGCGTGAGGGACTACATCTACGTGGGGGACGTGGTGGCGGCGCACCGGCTTGCCCTCCTTTCCCTGGAAGGGGTCTACAACGTGGGCACCGGGGAGGGCCGGACCACCCTGGAAGTCCTCCAGGCCGTGGCCGAGGCCGCCGGGCGGACCCCCGAGGTGCGCCCCGCCCCCCCACGCCCCGGAGACCTGGAACGGAGCGTCCTCTCCCCCGCCAAGCTCATGGCCCACGGCTGGCGGCCCAAGGTGGACTTCCGGGAGGGCATCCGCAAAACGGTGGAGAGCTTCCGGGCTCCTTGA
- a CDS encoding lyase family protein, translating to MARWHRVFRRWVLARHYRFAREALVPHFFDALTAYALELSRLGVPHAKEAVAALRELRTLPLPSFTGEVEDAFFSIEAQLLEHWGEEVAGALRRGLSRNDLDLTVFRAYLKDRALLLLGDLLRLRKALLARARGHFGVPLVLSTHHRPAQPTTLDHYLLGVEALLARDTERLFRALSGVDRSPLGASALAGNPYPVDRRRLAHLLGFAGPVEHTLDAVASGDYALELAAALALLGTSLTRLATDLLRWAEAGAFLVGESLAQGSSFMPQKRNPVVLEHARIYAARLLGGVGTLLALNHNTPFTDLNDHSTGVLEPLSELLEAGEGALELLWVALEESQFVEERLLSELSPEVMASEAVDLLVRKGLPLREAYARVKAALPGVRPETLGVEREELLHWMSLEGFFARREVLGGAGPRARAEALSEAERRLKEDQKRLGALRARVRAARFLLARGLEDPQAEEGQEGEVG from the coding sequence ATGGCCCGCTGGCACCGGGTGTTCCGCCGCTGGGTCCTGGCCCGGCACTACCGCTTTGCCCGGGAGGCCCTCGTCCCCCACTTCTTTGATGCCCTCACCGCCTACGCCCTGGAGCTTTCCCGCCTGGGCGTGCCCCATGCCAAAGAGGCGGTGGCCGCCCTGAGGGAGCTCAGGACCCTGCCCCTGCCGAGCTTCACGGGGGAGGTGGAGGACGCCTTCTTCTCCATAGAGGCCCAGCTCCTGGAGCACTGGGGGGAGGAGGTGGCGGGGGCCCTGCGCCGGGGCCTGAGCCGGAACGACCTGGACCTCACGGTGTTCCGGGCGTACCTCAAGGACCGCGCCCTGCTCCTCCTGGGGGACCTCCTGAGGCTCCGCAAAGCGCTCCTCGCGCGGGCCCGGGGCCACTTCGGGGTGCCTTTGGTCCTCTCCACCCACCACCGCCCCGCCCAGCCCACCACCCTGGACCACTACCTCCTGGGGGTGGAGGCCCTCCTCGCCCGGGATACGGAGCGGCTTTTCCGGGCCCTTTCCGGGGTGGACCGCTCCCCCTTGGGGGCCAGCGCCCTGGCCGGAAACCCCTACCCCGTGGACCGGAGGCGGCTCGCCCACCTCCTGGGCTTTGCGGGGCCGGTGGAGCACACCCTGGACGCGGTGGCCTCGGGGGACTACGCCCTGGAGCTGGCCGCCGCCTTGGCCCTACTGGGGACGAGCCTCACCCGCCTGGCCACGGACCTCCTCCGCTGGGCGGAGGCGGGGGCCTTTTTGGTGGGGGAGAGCCTGGCCCAGGGCTCCAGCTTCATGCCCCAGAAGCGCAACCCCGTGGTCCTGGAGCACGCCCGCATCTACGCGGCCCGGCTCCTTGGGGGGGTGGGCACCCTTCTCGCCCTCAACCACAACACCCCCTTCACCGACCTGAACGACCACTCCACCGGGGTCCTGGAGCCTTTGTCGGAGCTCCTGGAGGCGGGGGAAGGGGCTTTGGAGCTGCTTTGGGTGGCCCTGGAGGAGAGCCAGTTTGTGGAAGAGCGGCTCCTTTCCGAGCTTTCCCCCGAGGTCATGGCCTCGGAGGCGGTGGACCTCCTGGTGCGGAAAGGGCTTCCCCTCCGGGAGGCCTACGCCCGGGTGAAGGCCGCCCTGCCCGGGGTGCGCCCGGAGACCCTAGGGGTGGAGCGGGAGGAGCTTCTCCACTGGATGAGCCTCGAGGGCTTCTTCGCCCGCCGGGAGGTCTTGGGCGGGGCAGGGCCGAGGGCGCGGGCGGAAGCCCTTTCGGAGGCGGAACGGCGCCTAAAGGAGGACCAAAAGCGCCTAGGCGCCCTTAGGGCCCGGGTGCGCGCCGCCCGGTTTCTCCTGGCCCGGGGCCTGGAGGACCCGCAGGCGGAGGAAGGCCAGGAGGGTGAGGTAGGCTAG
- a CDS encoding thioredoxin family protein yields MLQYPELPLESPLIDVELPDPRGGRYRLSQFTEPLLAVVFMCNHCPYVKGSIRELVQLAESYRGQVAFVGINPNDWERYPEDSPEGMVAFAKEHGIFFPYLVDETQEVAKAYRATRTPEVFLFDERRLLRYHGRINDNPKFPDQVQSHDLKAAIEALLQGQDPPLKEAPALGCSIKWRPGNEPEVKIG; encoded by the coding sequence ATGCTCCAGTACCCCGAGCTTCCCTTGGAAAGCCCCCTCATCGACGTGGAGCTCCCCGACCCCCGGGGGGGCCGGTACCGGCTTTCCCAGTTCACGGAGCCCCTCTTGGCCGTGGTCTTCATGTGCAACCACTGCCCCTACGTGAAGGGCTCCATCCGGGAGCTGGTGCAGCTGGCCGAGAGCTACCGGGGGCAGGTGGCCTTCGTGGGGATCAACCCCAACGACTGGGAGCGCTACCCCGAGGACAGCCCCGAAGGCATGGTGGCCTTCGCCAAGGAGCACGGCATCTTCTTCCCCTACCTGGTGGACGAAACCCAGGAGGTGGCCAAGGCCTACCGGGCCACCCGTACCCCCGAGGTCTTCCTCTTTGACGAGAGGCGCCTCCTGCGCTACCATGGCCGGATCAACGACAACCCCAAGTTCCCCGACCAGGTGCAAAGCCACGACCTCAAAGCGGCCATAGAGGCCCTTCTCCAGGGGCAGGACCCCCCCCTGAAGGAGGCCCCCGCCCTGGGCTGCAGCATCAAGTGGCGGCCCGGAAACGAGCCTGAAGTAAAGATCGGCTAG